The following are from one region of the Endozoicomonas sp. 4G genome:
- the rsmG gene encoding 16S rRNA (guanine(527)-N(7))-methyltransferase RsmG gives MSFLSLRERICQGAAVQSLSLADSQADLLTRYVELLAKWNKAYNLTAVRDPQEMVSRHILDSLSIAPFMEGDYLMDVGSGPGLPGIPMAILNPQKQFTLLDSNGKKTRFMTQAKTELGLGNVTVANCRVESFKSLQPFDVIMSRAFSSLADMVNGTHHLIKGGGKFLAMKGLYPEQELADLKQVKPEISLLESHALDVPGCEAQRHLVILKSDV, from the coding sequence ATGTCATTTCTGTCCCTACGTGAACGCATCTGCCAGGGCGCAGCTGTACAATCCCTGTCTCTGGCAGACAGTCAGGCAGACTTGCTGACGCGTTATGTGGAGCTGCTTGCCAAGTGGAACAAAGCCTACAATCTGACCGCCGTCAGGGATCCGCAGGAAATGGTGTCACGGCATATACTCGACAGTTTGAGTATTGCGCCCTTTATGGAAGGGGATTATCTGATGGACGTAGGCTCCGGGCCGGGTCTGCCGGGTATACCCATGGCGATCCTGAATCCACAAAAGCAATTCACGTTGCTGGACAGTAACGGCAAGAAAACCCGTTTTATGACCCAGGCCAAAACAGAACTGGGTCTTGGTAATGTCACAGTGGCGAATTGCCGGGTAGAATCCTTTAAGTCACTCCAGCCATTTGACGTTATTATGTCCAGGGCATTCAGTTCTCTGGCGGATATGGTCAATGGCACTCACCATCTGATCAAAGGCGGTGGTAAGTTTCTGGCAATGAAAGGTCTGTACCCGGAACAGGAGCTGGCTGATCTGAAGCAGGTAAAACCGGAAATATCCCTGCTGGAAAGCCATGCCCTGGATGTTCCGGGTTGTGAAGCACAAAGGCATCTGGTTATCCTAAAGTCAGACGTGTAA
- a CDS encoding ParA family protein — protein sequence MGKILAVTNQKGGVGKTTSCINLSASLVATKRKVLLVDMDPQGNATTGSGINKHDLEYSSYHVLTGRCSIDQAIQYSEEAGYDVIPTNADLTAAEVELMSMEARETRLRNALAAVRDRYDFILIDCPPSLNMLTLNALAAAEGVIIPMQCEYYALEGLTALMETITGIRQTINPKLHIEGLLRTMYDPRMGLTNEVSRQLIGHFGDQVYRTVIPRNVRLAEAPSHGKPVLAYDRTSRGAVAYLALAGELVRRDEALKNKLETERKTGT from the coding sequence GTGGGAAAAATTCTTGCGGTAACGAACCAAAAAGGTGGAGTTGGAAAGACCACTTCCTGCATCAACCTGTCCGCCTCTCTGGTAGCCACCAAACGAAAGGTGCTACTGGTTGATATGGACCCCCAGGGCAATGCCACCACGGGCAGTGGTATCAATAAACACGACCTTGAGTATTCCTCCTATCATGTCTTGACTGGGCGGTGCTCTATCGATCAGGCGATTCAGTACTCTGAAGAAGCGGGCTACGACGTCATTCCCACCAATGCCGACCTCACTGCCGCTGAAGTTGAACTTATGTCGATGGAGGCCAGAGAGACCCGGCTGAGAAATGCCCTGGCTGCTGTCCGTGACCGCTATGACTTTATCCTGATTGATTGTCCTCCGTCGCTTAATATGCTGACCCTGAATGCCCTGGCGGCGGCAGAAGGTGTCATTATCCCCATGCAGTGCGAATATTATGCGCTGGAAGGTTTAACCGCCCTGATGGAAACCATTACCGGCATCAGGCAGACGATTAATCCAAAGCTGCATATCGAGGGGCTGCTCAGAACCATGTACGATCCCCGGATGGGTTTGACCAACGAAGTCTCCAGACAGTTGATTGGTCATTTTGGCGATCAGGTTTATCGCACCGTTATCCCCCGGAATGTGCGTCTGGCGGAGGCTCCAAGTCACGGCAAGCCGGTACTGGCTTATGATCGAACCTCCAGGGGAGCAGTTGCTTACCTGGCGCTGGCGGGTGAGCTGGTTCGCAGAGACGAGGCTCTTAAAAACAAGCTCGAGACTGAAAGGAAGACAGGCACCTGA
- a CDS encoding ParB/RepB/Spo0J family partition protein — translation MMAKKRLGTNLSALMGGANLSSSVSNELSNLAETPESETHQGKELKEIPVEFMVRGKYQPRRDMHPDALEELAESIKAQGIMQPIVVRPLSGNRYEIIAGERRWRAAQLAGLAEVPAIVRDVPDEAAIAMALIENIQREDLNPIEEAIALSRLQKEFELTQQEVAEAVGKSRTAVANILRLMSLSPDVKKMLEYGDLEMGHARALLPLSDMEQLEAARTVVAKGLSVRQTEALIRRMIQEKEQGKAKDRKKIDPDIKRLEEDLSDRVGARVAITHNAKGKGKLVISYNSLDELDGVLAHIQ, via the coding sequence CTGATGGCTAAAAAACGTCTTGGCACCAATTTAAGTGCGTTGATGGGGGGAGCCAACCTCTCTTCGTCGGTTTCCAATGAATTATCCAACCTGGCAGAAACGCCTGAAAGCGAAACCCATCAGGGCAAGGAACTGAAAGAGATTCCTGTCGAATTTATGGTGCGTGGCAAATACCAGCCACGCCGGGATATGCACCCGGATGCTCTGGAAGAACTGGCGGAAAGTATTAAAGCCCAGGGCATCATGCAGCCCATCGTGGTACGCCCGTTGTCTGGCAATCGTTACGAGATCATTGCCGGAGAACGTCGCTGGAGAGCCGCACAGCTGGCTGGTCTGGCTGAAGTGCCAGCTATCGTTCGGGATGTCCCGGACGAAGCGGCCATAGCGATGGCTTTGATCGAGAACATTCAGCGGGAAGATCTTAACCCCATAGAAGAAGCCATTGCACTGTCTCGCTTACAGAAAGAGTTCGAACTGACTCAGCAGGAAGTGGCAGAAGCCGTCGGTAAATCCAGAACCGCCGTTGCCAACATCTTACGACTGATGTCTTTAAGTCCTGACGTAAAAAAAATGCTGGAATACGGTGACCTGGAAATGGGTCACGCCCGTGCTCTGTTACCTCTGTCGGATATGGAGCAGCTGGAAGCAGCAAGAACGGTTGTCGCCAAAGGACTCTCTGTTCGCCAGACAGAAGCCCTGATACGCCGAATGATTCAAGAAAAAGAGCAGGGTAAGGCAAAAGACCGCAAGAAAATCGATCCTGATATCAAACGTCTGGAAGAAGATTTATCGGATCGGGTCGGGGCCAGGGTGGCTATTACCCATAACGCGAAGGGCAAAGGAAAGCTGGTGATTTCCTATAACAGTCTGGATGAGCTGGATGGGGTTTTGGCGCATATTCAATAG
- a CDS encoding FAD-binding oxidoreductase — protein sequence MNLSKTAFPQMLKRSGLSAMIINNGALHLYQSWSFYQQDLKNWDFRKQHGIEYQAYERDRLHSFQPGLSSAFVAGIFVPKWQTITNPADLCSELHCKLSERGVVTYISNAESIDNADGRTQVKLSDGQILEANNTVLAAGPWSAELSKQLGDNVPVIGERGYNTTLPKTALPEGYNKTLVFSEHGFLITPLSGHIRIGGASEIAALDQAPNYQRARLMAEKAGRFLPELNLDNGEEWMGQRPSIPDTLPVIGYSSQSDNIIYAFGHGHLGLTQSAATALLVSELITKKKTSIDVYPLRASRF from the coding sequence ATGAATTTGAGCAAGACCGCTTTTCCACAAATGCTGAAGCGCTCTGGACTCAGTGCCATGATCATTAACAATGGTGCTCTGCATCTGTACCAAAGCTGGTCTTTCTATCAGCAGGATCTGAAAAACTGGGATTTCCGCAAACAGCACGGAATTGAGTATCAGGCTTATGAAAGAGATAGGCTGCACAGCTTCCAACCAGGTTTATCCAGTGCGTTTGTGGCAGGCATTTTTGTTCCCAAGTGGCAGACCATAACCAACCCGGCAGATCTGTGTTCCGAGCTTCATTGCAAGTTGAGTGAACGAGGTGTCGTTACCTATATCAGCAATGCTGAGAGTATCGACAATGCTGATGGTCGAACTCAGGTAAAACTGAGCGATGGTCAAATTCTTGAAGCTAATAATACTGTACTGGCAGCGGGTCCGTGGTCGGCGGAGCTATCAAAACAATTAGGCGACAATGTACCTGTTATTGGTGAGCGTGGCTATAACACCACGTTACCAAAAACTGCTTTACCCGAAGGTTATAACAAGACGCTTGTGTTCAGTGAACATGGCTTTCTGATCACGCCCCTCAGTGGACATATTCGAATCGGGGGGGCTTCTGAAATTGCAGCACTTGATCAGGCACCAAATTATCAGCGAGCCCGATTAATGGCAGAGAAAGCCGGTCGTTTTCTGCCCGAACTCAATCTTGATAATGGCGAAGAGTGGATGGGACAAAGACCGTCCATTCCCGATACTCTGCCCGTCATTGGCTACTCATCACAGTCTGACAATATTATCTACGCCTTCGGTCATGGGCATTTAGGGCTTACCCAGTCAGCAGCAACCGCATTGCTGGTGTCTGAACTGATCACAAAAAAGAAAACATCTATAGACGTTTATCCTCTGCGTGCCAGTCGGTTTTAA
- a CDS encoding 4-hydroxyproline epimerase, with amino-acid sequence MAKHTFFCIDGHTCGNPVRVVAGGGPDLTGNTMLEKRAHFLEEYDWIRTGLMFEPRGHDVMSGSILYPPTRPDCDAAILFIETSGCLPMCGHGTIGTITIALENGLITPKEPGIVRLDTPAGLVVAEYVKQGDFIEEVRLTNVPSFLYRTDLTAHCQGLGEITVDVAYGGNFYAIVDPQKNFRDMADYSAGELIQFSPQLRKALNEKYDFVHPEHSDIRGLSHILWTGASTREDSTARNAVFYGDKAIDRSPCGTGTSSRMAQWAARGKLKEGDEFIHESIIGSLFKGRVEKMTRVGELDAIVPSISGWARVTGNNTIYIDDRDPFAHGFIVR; translated from the coding sequence ATGGCAAAACATACCTTTTTCTGCATCGATGGACATACCTGCGGCAATCCTGTTCGCGTGGTTGCCGGTGGTGGTCCCGATCTCACAGGCAATACGATGCTGGAGAAAAGGGCTCACTTTCTTGAAGAGTATGACTGGATTAGAACGGGTTTAATGTTTGAACCCAGGGGGCATGATGTGATGTCCGGTTCCATCCTTTATCCTCCCACCCGCCCGGATTGTGATGCAGCGATACTGTTCATTGAAACCTCTGGCTGCTTACCCATGTGTGGGCACGGCACTATCGGCACAATAACGATTGCTCTCGAGAATGGGCTGATCACTCCAAAAGAGCCAGGCATTGTTCGTTTGGATACCCCGGCCGGCTTGGTAGTGGCGGAATATGTTAAACAGGGGGATTTTATTGAAGAAGTAAGATTGACCAATGTGCCGTCTTTTCTTTACAGAACAGACCTTACTGCCCATTGTCAGGGTTTGGGAGAGATCACAGTCGATGTCGCTTATGGTGGAAACTTCTATGCCATTGTTGATCCCCAGAAAAACTTCCGGGATATGGCTGATTATTCTGCCGGTGAGCTGATTCAGTTCAGCCCTCAGCTTCGTAAGGCATTGAATGAAAAATACGACTTTGTTCATCCTGAACACTCTGACATCCGTGGCCTGAGTCATATTCTCTGGACCGGCGCCAGCACCAGAGAGGATTCAACCGCGCGCAATGCGGTATTTTATGGCGATAAGGCTATCGATCGTTCTCCCTGTGGAACCGGTACTTCTTCCCGTATGGCTCAGTGGGCTGCCCGGGGCAAACTGAAAGAGGGAGATGAATTTATTCATGAAAGTATTATTGGTTCCCTGTTCAAAGGTCGGGTTGAAAAAATGACCAGGGTTGGCGAGTTAGATGCCATCGTACCGTCTATTTCCGGCTGGGCCCGGGTGACAGGTAATAACACAATCTATATTGATGATCGTGACCCGTTTGCCCATGGGTTTATTGTTCGTTGA
- a CDS encoding DUF29 domain-containing protein — translation MENLYDTDFYTWSYQQAELIKQGRFDELDMDNLAEEVEDMGRARQRSVESRLSQLLMHSLKWQMQSKKNDLHDMDRWFRSWSISIGKQRDAIEHELKKNPGLYHKLEEIFLESYQYARKLAAREMQCKPDAFPSECPWTYDEIMEDDWLPES, via the coding sequence ATGGAAAACCTGTACGACACTGATTTCTACACATGGTCTTATCAACAAGCTGAGCTTATCAAGCAAGGGCGTTTCGATGAACTTGATATGGACAATTTGGCTGAGGAAGTTGAAGACATGGGTAGAGCACGTCAACGTTCAGTCGAAAGCCGTTTGTCTCAATTACTCATGCACTCGCTTAAATGGCAGATGCAGTCGAAAAAGAATGACCTGCATGACATGGACAGATGGTTCCGTAGCTGGTCGATCAGCATCGGCAAGCAACGGGATGCTATCGAGCATGAGCTGAAGAAAAACCCGGGTCTGTATCATAAACTGGAAGAGATTTTTTTAGAGTCTTATCAGTATGCCCGTAAATTAGCCGCCAGGGAGATGCAGTGCAAACCCGACGCTTTCCCGTCTGAATGCCCATGGACCTACGACGAGATCATGGAAGACGACTGGCTGCCAGAAAGTTAG
- a CDS encoding bifunctional 2',3'-cyclic-nucleotide 2'-phosphodiesterase/3'-nucleotidase: protein MRFNRSILSTAVFAGLASLGGLSQASTIELRVLETTDIHTNIMDFDYYKGQPTNQFGYARVATLIREARAEVENSVLVDNGDLIQGSPMGDFMADNGLKKGDVHPVYKAMNLMDYDVGNIGNHEFNYGLDFLDKAISGANFPYISANVYDAKTGQHFFKPYLIKEQQFTDTEGKTQTVKVGYIGFVPPQIMVWDKKNLEGKVIAKDITETAKELVPQMKKEGAEVIIAIPHSGVSQEPYKAMMENSVYYLTQVEDIDAIMFGHSHAVFPSDSFASLEGVDLKKGTINGIPSVMPGRWGDHLGVVDLVLDDSNGQWEVVDGKAVSRPIFDRANNQSLAKSDEAVIKAVKAEHKGTLDFVNQPIGKSSDSMYSFLALVQDDPTVQIVNDAQIAYVERFIQGDPDLDGIPVISAAAPFKAGGRKDDPNGYTEVEAGTLTFSNAADLYLYPNTLVALKITGKELKDFLEMAAGQFNQIDPSSTEQQHLINWEGFRTYNFDAVEGVEYQIDVTQPARFSGDGQLINPDTHRITELTLNGKPVKDNQPFIMATNNYRAFGGGNFAGTGEEFVAFASPDENRQIVADYISRTTKENGQVVPRANNNWSIAPINSRVDLNVLVETAPSKKAEAFIQKNSVYKMEKIGADKAGFAVYQIDFSEKRY from the coding sequence ATGCGTTTCAACAGATCGATTCTTTCCACAGCTGTTTTTGCGGGTCTGGCATCTCTGGGCGGTCTCTCACAGGCCTCCACCATTGAGCTGAGAGTGCTCGAAACCACTGACATCCACACCAACATCATGGATTTCGATTACTACAAGGGGCAGCCTACCAACCAGTTCGGCTATGCCCGTGTTGCAACGCTGATCCGTGAAGCTCGCGCTGAAGTGGAAAACAGTGTTCTGGTCGATAACGGCGACCTGATCCAGGGGTCACCGATGGGTGATTTTATGGCGGATAACGGTTTGAAAAAAGGGGATGTCCACCCCGTTTATAAAGCCATGAATTTAATGGATTATGATGTCGGCAACATTGGCAACCACGAATTTAACTATGGTCTGGATTTTCTGGACAAGGCTATTAGTGGTGCGAACTTCCCCTACATCAGTGCCAACGTTTACGATGCTAAAACCGGTCAGCATTTTTTCAAACCTTACCTGATTAAAGAGCAACAGTTCACCGATACCGAAGGTAAAACCCAAACGGTCAAAGTGGGTTACATTGGCTTTGTGCCTCCACAGATTATGGTGTGGGACAAAAAAAATCTGGAAGGTAAGGTGATCGCCAAAGACATCACCGAAACGGCAAAAGAACTGGTTCCTCAAATGAAGAAAGAGGGGGCTGAAGTTATTATTGCAATCCCTCATTCTGGCGTTAGTCAGGAACCCTATAAAGCCATGATGGAAAACTCAGTCTATTACCTGACGCAGGTTGAAGATATTGATGCCATTATGTTTGGTCACTCCCACGCAGTATTTCCCAGTGATTCTTTCGCCAGCCTTGAAGGTGTGGATCTGAAAAAAGGCACCATCAATGGTATTCCTTCCGTGATGCCGGGTCGCTGGGGTGATCATCTTGGGGTGGTTGACCTGGTTTTGGATGACAGCAATGGTCAGTGGGAAGTCGTAGATGGCAAGGCCGTCAGCCGCCCTATTTTCGATCGTGCTAACAACCAGTCTCTTGCCAAGTCTGATGAAGCGGTTATCAAGGCGGTAAAGGCAGAGCATAAAGGGACACTCGATTTTGTAAACCAGCCAATTGGTAAGTCTTCTGACAGTATGTACAGTTTTCTGGCTCTGGTTCAGGATGATCCAACCGTTCAGATCGTCAATGATGCCCAGATCGCCTATGTTGAACGGTTCATTCAGGGTGATCCCGATCTGGATGGTATTCCGGTAATTTCCGCAGCCGCTCCTTTCAAGGCCGGTGGCCGTAAAGACGATCCTAATGGCTATACCGAAGTAGAAGCCGGAACCCTGACGTTTAGCAATGCGGCTGATCTCTATTTGTACCCAAACACTCTGGTTGCTCTGAAGATCACAGGTAAAGAGTTGAAGGATTTTCTGGAGATGGCGGCTGGCCAGTTTAACCAGATTGACCCTTCCAGCACTGAACAACAGCATCTGATCAACTGGGAGGGTTTCCGTACCTACAACTTCGATGCAGTTGAAGGGGTTGAGTATCAGATTGATGTCACTCAACCTGCCCGTTTCAGTGGCGATGGTCAGTTGATAAATCCTGACACTCATCGCATTACGGAATTGACTCTGAATGGAAAACCAGTGAAAGACAATCAGCCATTTATTATGGCTACCAATAACTACCGTGCATTTGGTGGTGGTAACTTTGCAGGTACCGGAGAAGAATTTGTTGCTTTTGCTTCTCCCGATGAAAACCGTCAGATCGTGGCTGACTATATTAGCCGAACGACCAAAGAGAACGGTCAGGTGGTTCCCCGTGCTAACAATAACTGGAGCATTGCACCCATCAATAGCAGGGTTGACCTGAATGTGCTGGTCGAAACAGCTCCCAGCAAAAAAGCAGAGGCATTTATTCAGAAAAATTCGGTGTACAAGATGGAAAAGATTGGGGCGGATAAAGCAGGCTTTGCTGTTTACCAGATTGATTTTTCTGAGAAGCGTTATTGA
- a CDS encoding transposase, which translates to MPFAPEAIVQQDGDNKNDCEQNAIKRYLAHVKREHPHLKLVILLDGLFADNPTIELIKSYGWHFIIVAKDGNHKSLIEAMDALCDQEQLSYHKIIDEEQGTRHWFRFANDVPLNASKLTQNVNVLDYVETDSEGKRHTWCWVTDIELTKDTVEAVMRGGRCRWHIENQTFNTLKNQGYSLEHNYGHGKQHLATNLAYLTFLAFMVDQIQEMASPEFKKALKERARGVRTYLWKVITRVFLSWMLEGWDELFDALIYGIKPGRVQINTS; encoded by the coding sequence ATGCCCTTTGCCCCAGAGGCGATTGTTCAACAGGACGGCGACAACAAGAATGACTGCGAACAGAATGCCATCAAGCGCTACCTGGCGCACGTCAAGAGAGAGCACCCTCATTTAAAACTGGTCATACTCCTGGATGGGCTTTTTGCTGACAATCCTACTATTGAGTTGATCAAGAGCTATGGCTGGCACTTCATCATTGTGGCTAAAGATGGCAACCACAAATCCCTTATCGAGGCGATGGATGCGCTGTGTGACCAGGAACAGCTCAGTTATCATAAAATCATTGATGAAGAGCAAGGAACCAGGCACTGGTTTCGTTTCGCTAATGATGTACCGCTGAATGCCTCCAAGTTGACCCAAAATGTCAATGTCCTTGATTACGTGGAGACAGACAGTGAAGGCAAACGCCACACCTGGTGCTGGGTCACAGATATTGAGTTAACCAAAGATACCGTTGAAGCTGTCATGAGAGGAGGTCGTTGCCGCTGGCACATCGAGAACCAAACGTTTAACACCCTGAAAAACCAAGGCTACAGCCTTGAACACAACTATGGTCACGGGAAGCAGCACCTGGCAACCAACCTGGCTTACCTGACGTTCCTGGCCTTCATGGTTGATCAAATCCAGGAAATGGCCAGCCCGGAATTCAAAAAGGCGCTGAAGGAGCGAGCGAGGGGCGTCCGAACGTACCTATGGAAGGTGATTACACGGGTATTCCTGTCCTGGATGCTCGAAGGTTGGGATGAATTGTTCGATGCGCTCATATATGGCATAAAGCCTGGTAGGGTTCAAATTAACACTTCATAG
- a CDS encoding LysR substrate-binding domain-containing protein, which yields MSIEIGFNYSYFMPLEAAPSFLSWQLISEQLMHITLRQLEIFKAVAQSGRVTAAAESLFISQPAASMALSEMEKHLGPLFDRHAGASMTLNDSGRALLPMAAEVIDRAHEIETQFIDNSCYEQGTLKIHASSTIGNNLMPRILGDFFREFPYIRAELLVENTRSIQQRLLAMEIDLAVVEGSCLHPDIEVIPWREDELVIICHPDHPMAGQTVDLQSLKDEEWVLRETGSGTRELFDEVVATRLCTPKVIMSLNRAEAVKQSVMEGLGIGCISSLAVWRARKAGLLSTISVSDLILNRHFYLLLNRKKYRSGVIKKVSEFILKWDDKLLIS from the coding sequence ATGTCTATTGAGATTGGTTTTAATTACTCTTACTTTATGCCACTTGAGGCCGCACCGTCCTTTTTGAGTTGGCAGTTGATATCGGAGCAGTTGATGCATATCACTTTGAGACAGCTTGAAATTTTTAAAGCGGTTGCCCAGTCCGGAAGAGTCACTGCCGCGGCAGAATCCCTGTTTATTTCACAGCCCGCTGCCAGTATGGCGCTGTCAGAGATGGAAAAGCATTTAGGTCCTTTGTTCGACCGTCATGCTGGCGCATCTATGACATTGAACGACTCTGGCCGAGCATTATTGCCAATGGCTGCAGAGGTGATTGACCGGGCTCATGAGATTGAAACTCAGTTCATAGACAACAGTTGCTATGAACAGGGAACGCTGAAGATTCACGCCAGCTCCACCATTGGCAATAATCTGATGCCTCGTATTCTTGGGGATTTTTTCAGGGAATTCCCCTATATCAGAGCTGAACTGTTGGTGGAGAATACCCGTAGTATTCAACAGCGATTATTGGCCATGGAGATTGACCTGGCCGTGGTAGAAGGCAGCTGTCTGCACCCGGATATAGAAGTAATACCCTGGCGTGAAGATGAGCTTGTTATTATTTGTCACCCTGATCACCCCATGGCCGGGCAGACGGTGGATCTTCAGTCCCTGAAAGATGAAGAGTGGGTACTCAGGGAAACGGGCTCGGGAACACGGGAACTGTTTGATGAAGTAGTGGCAACACGCCTGTGTACACCGAAAGTTATTATGAGCCTGAACCGGGCTGAAGCCGTCAAACAGTCTGTTATGGAAGGGCTGGGTATTGGCTGCATTTCCAGTCTGGCGGTCTGGCGTGCCAGAAAGGCGGGTCTGCTATCGACCATCAGCGTGTCCGATTTGATTCTGAATCGTCATTTTTATCTGTTGCTTAATAGAAAAAAGTACAGAAGTGGTGTGATCAAGAAAGTCTCTGAGTTTATTTTGAAATGGGATGACAAACTTTTAATTAGTTAA